In the Deltaproteobacteria bacterium genome, ATTCAATACCTTATTAGCCACAATGGTTGGCGCTATGCGTGTTGGGCAATGGCGGCCATCTTGTTGATTACCGTCGTGCCACTCAATTTCTTTCTGCAACGCCAGCGTCCAGAAGACATGGGGCTAATCCCAGATGGAGACTCACCCACTGATGCACCCGCACGTGCCCGTGCTGCAGCGGATACCATCGTCGACCACCAATGGGCCGCAACCGACTGGACCCTTGCAACAGCAATGCGCACCTCGCGGTTCTGGTGGCTCGCGCTGTCCTCTTTATCAAGTCTGTACGCCTGGTATTCCATCCAGGTGCATCAAACCAAATATCTCAACGACATCGGTTTTCCCTCAGATATTGCCGCGTATGCGCTTGGGCTCGTCGGACTCACTGGTAGTGTCAGCCAAATCTTCCTTGGGCATTTATCCGACCGCATCGGACGCGAATGGGCGTGGACGATCAGCATCTCAGGGTTCACCCTGTGTTATCTGCTCCTCCTCGTGATGCAACATCACCCTACTCCATTGCTGATGTATCTGATGGTCGCCTCGCAAGGACTGCTTGGTTACGGCATGGCATCGGTGTTCGGATCAGTTCCGTTAGAGTTGTTTCAAGGCAGGCAGTTCGCCACTATCGCCAGCGTGTTGAGCGTCGCGGCCAGCTCTGGTGCTGCTATTGGCCCGTGGATTACCGGTCTTCTCTATGACTACACCGGCAATTATGTCCTTGCCTTTTGGATATGTGCAGGGATGAGTATTGTCTCAATGGTGGCGATGTGGATGGCCGCACCGCGTAAGGTGCGCGTAGTTGCTGGACAGGTGGCGCGGCTGCAGGAAAAACGACGAATGCAAGGGCAGGCAGAAACAGCATAAAGCGATTTCTGCTCAAATTCCCTCTCCTTTCGAGAGAGGGCAATGGCGTTAAGTTAGTAGCTTTCTGATTCCCTCTCCCTCAGGGAGAGGGCTAGGGTGAGGGGATGAAATATAAGGCTGCTGGCTTTTCGATCCCCTCATCCTGACCTTCTCCCTGAGGGAGAAGGGACCGAAAACCATCCTCACATCCCCTTCAAATACTTGCCATAACACATGAGCACTCGGTGCCACATATCCTGAGCGGCAACTGGTCGATAGCTCGGTCAATAATCAGCAAAGAAGGCATGCCCCGCGTTGGGATACATGCGAAACTCATACGTCTTACCGTGCTTCTTCAGTTCAGCTTCTAACCGCTCTGCGTGCGCAGGAGAAGGATTCGGATCTTCTTCACCGAACAAACCAAGCACTGGGCAATTGAGATC is a window encoding:
- a CDS encoding MFS transporter encodes the protein MTRLPFFYGWVVVAIAFITLGIGTNTRTAFSLLFPPILAEFGWDRGQTAAAFSVGFVVATLYSPFLGMLTNRFGPRLLIPFSAIIMSIGMALATQISQPWHLHLTLGALVGGGTIALSYMGHSLFLPLWFVRRRGFALGIAFAGVGVGSIILFPWIQYLISHNGWRYACWAMAAILLITVVPLNFFLQRQRPEDMGLIPDGDSPTDAPARARAAADTIVDHQWAATDWTLATAMRTSRFWWLALSSLSSLYAWYSIQVHQTKYLNDIGFPSDIAAYALGLVGLTGSVSQIFLGHLSDRIGREWAWTISISGFTLCYLLLLVMQHHPTPLLMYLMVASQGLLGYGMASVFGSVPLELFQGRQFATIASVLSVAASSGAAIGPWITGLLYDYTGNYVLAFWICAGMSIVSMVAMWMAAPRKVRVVAGQVARLQEKRRMQGQAETA